A stretch of Paludisphaera borealis DNA encodes these proteins:
- a CDS encoding mechanosensitive ion channel family protein, whose protein sequence is MPSRVAKPENGVIGTAAGRFGLAWLAAVCVVLGASGCEYFTSHSLEKLKPSATKPIVSAAEAEADALSHIQKLPPPDAPALGPSLKLTAADLVTLLERVLRGNRQELGELEPQLQDYDEDDRARSTFQKLDDMLQDLERRRKTVAADAKQAEDLAQRIAALRTPWELARERLNLDLRGRMLSLERINLLNSILAHDQQRLNAILESGDALKALEETKAPAPTPTPTPVPLAADGKAAVTPPAVVEPPKAAAEEPKPAAPAPAPVSVPSLLPGVPKPEEKKADAAKTDAAKTAETVPAKDEVKEAKLPPSKELIAAKREFAAKSTVVQKLQERTMTLDARMQNVARSIELVGELAEVSRLCMENATRTRAYLQEEMQRDPKSPALEAWTTPGVDVITALDRRILACREEAKNRLARHDAMVEERDLIFGALKSVTERTQSAEEGLKKVQEQVEALESPFSSYHIMGWLWFHGPSILATLVVMALLYWIVSRYAHKIVQIFATRGLRGSKAERDNRMDTLVSVLQNTGSVVILVGGAMTICSQAGVPVTPLLGGAAVAGVAVAFGAQNLIKDFFYGFMILFENQYKLKDVVRIGDHTGQVEQITLRMTALRDDEGALHFMPNGSTTSVVNMTHGWSRAAFAIRIALAEDVDRVIAAIQELGKEIRQDPALRLMIVDDLTMLGVDEITETVVVIKFYIKTLPLQQWNVKREFLRRLKKKFDQLKVIPPPPPTPAPAPAKK, encoded by the coding sequence TTGCCGTCGCGTGTCGCGAAGCCTGAAAACGGGGTGATCGGAACCGCGGCCGGTCGCTTCGGATTGGCGTGGCTCGCCGCCGTCTGCGTCGTACTCGGCGCGTCAGGCTGCGAATATTTCACTTCCCACAGCCTGGAGAAGCTGAAGCCGTCGGCGACGAAGCCCATCGTCAGCGCCGCCGAGGCCGAAGCCGACGCCCTGTCCCATATCCAGAAGCTTCCACCGCCCGATGCGCCGGCCCTGGGGCCGAGTTTGAAGCTGACCGCCGCCGACCTCGTCACGCTGCTGGAGCGCGTCCTCCGCGGCAACCGCCAGGAGCTGGGCGAGTTGGAGCCTCAGCTCCAGGACTACGACGAGGACGATCGGGCGCGGTCGACGTTCCAGAAGCTCGACGACATGCTCCAGGACCTGGAGCGGCGGCGGAAGACCGTCGCAGCCGATGCGAAGCAGGCCGAGGACCTGGCGCAGCGGATCGCCGCGTTGCGGACGCCCTGGGAGCTGGCCCGCGAACGGCTCAACCTCGACCTGCGCGGCCGGATGCTGAGCCTCGAGCGCATCAACCTCCTGAACAGCATCCTGGCGCACGACCAGCAGCGGCTCAACGCGATCCTTGAATCGGGAGACGCCCTCAAGGCCCTGGAGGAAACCAAGGCCCCAGCGCCGACGCCGACGCCGACGCCGGTCCCCCTCGCCGCCGACGGCAAGGCCGCCGTCACGCCCCCGGCGGTCGTCGAACCGCCCAAGGCCGCCGCGGAGGAGCCCAAGCCAGCCGCCCCCGCGCCGGCCCCGGTATCGGTCCCCTCCCTCCTGCCGGGCGTCCCCAAGCCCGAGGAGAAGAAGGCCGACGCCGCCAAGACCGACGCCGCCAAGACGGCCGAGACCGTGCCGGCGAAGGACGAGGTTAAGGAGGCGAAGCTGCCTCCGAGCAAGGAGCTGATCGCCGCCAAGCGCGAGTTCGCCGCCAAGAGCACGGTCGTCCAGAAGCTCCAGGAGCGGACGATGACGCTCGACGCGCGGATGCAGAACGTCGCCCGGTCGATCGAGCTGGTCGGCGAACTCGCCGAGGTTTCGCGGCTCTGCATGGAGAACGCGACCAGGACACGCGCCTATCTCCAGGAGGAGATGCAGCGCGATCCGAAGTCGCCGGCCCTGGAAGCCTGGACCACGCCGGGCGTCGACGTGATCACCGCCCTCGATCGGCGCATCCTGGCGTGCCGCGAGGAAGCCAAGAATCGACTCGCCCGCCACGACGCGATGGTCGAGGAGCGCGACCTGATCTTCGGGGCGCTCAAGAGCGTCACCGAGCGGACTCAGTCGGCCGAAGAGGGGCTCAAGAAGGTTCAGGAACAGGTCGAGGCGCTGGAGAGCCCGTTCTCATCCTATCACATCATGGGATGGCTATGGTTCCACGGCCCGTCGATCCTGGCGACGCTCGTCGTCATGGCGCTCCTCTACTGGATCGTCAGCCGGTACGCGCACAAGATCGTCCAGATCTTCGCCACCCGCGGCCTGCGCGGGTCGAAGGCCGAGCGCGACAACCGGATGGACACGCTCGTCAGCGTGCTTCAGAACACCGGCAGCGTTGTCATCCTGGTCGGCGGCGCGATGACGATCTGCAGCCAGGCGGGCGTCCCCGTCACCCCGCTGCTCGGAGGAGCCGCCGTGGCCGGCGTCGCGGTCGCCTTCGGAGCCCAGAATCTAATCAAGGATTTCTTCTATGGCTTTATGATCCTCTTCGAGAATCAATACAAGCTCAAGGACGTCGTCAGGATCGGCGACCACACCGGGCAGGTCGAGCAGATCACCCTGCGGATGACGGCCCTGCGCGACGACGAGGGGGCGCTCCACTTCATGCCCAACGGCTCGACGACCTCGGTGGTCAACATGACGCACGGCTGGTCGCGCGCGGCGTTCGCGATCCGCATCGCCCTCGCCGAGGACGTCGACCGCGTCATCGCGGCCATCCAGGAGCTGGGCAAGGAGATCCGCCAGGACCCCGCGCTTCGGCTCATGATCGTCGACGACCTGACGATGCTGGGCGTCGACGAGATCACCGAGACGGTCGTCGTGATCAAGTTCTACATCAAGACGCTCCCACTCCAGCAGTGGAACGTCAAGCGCGAGTTCCTCCGCCGCCTCAAGAAGAAGTTCGACCAACTGAAGGTCATCCCCCCGCCACCACCGACGCCTGCGCCTGCGCCTGCGAAGAAATGA
- a CDS encoding ABC transporter permease, whose protein sequence is MSRDATAPIPPPALPWCEPVPLSNRPSLSALATVLAITAARQVRGKRIWVLVLLFALPAAFALLVRRYDPSYDPAIQEQILVFALIPQAIIPLTALLFASGLVQDDVEEQTLTYLLVRPVPRWAIYLVKVLGTTLVTAVFASVFTTAALAAVYAGLPEYDAGWLLARAGVVAGLTALALLEYIAVFGCLGLVTRKSLAVGVGYILVFEGLLANVPFLLRYATAMFYNRVLSVRWLGLPGDDWSIDLNAVPSVAVCLLVLLGAAAFFLALGAWIFSTREFRVKTPEGS, encoded by the coding sequence ATGAGTCGCGATGCAACGGCCCCGATCCCGCCGCCGGCCCTCCCCTGGTGCGAGCCGGTTCCGCTTTCGAACCGGCCGTCGCTTTCGGCTCTGGCGACGGTGCTGGCGATCACGGCGGCCCGGCAGGTGCGCGGGAAGCGGATCTGGGTGCTCGTGCTGTTGTTCGCCCTGCCGGCGGCGTTCGCCTTGCTCGTCCGGCGTTACGACCCGTCGTACGATCCCGCGATCCAGGAGCAAATCCTGGTCTTCGCCCTGATCCCGCAGGCGATCATCCCGTTGACGGCGCTCTTGTTCGCGTCGGGCCTGGTGCAGGACGACGTCGAGGAGCAGACGCTGACGTATTTGCTGGTCCGGCCCGTGCCACGTTGGGCGATCTACCTGGTGAAGGTGCTGGGGACGACGCTGGTGACGGCGGTCTTCGCCTCGGTGTTCACGACGGCCGCCCTGGCGGCGGTGTACGCCGGTCTGCCCGAATACGACGCCGGCTGGCTGCTGGCGCGCGCCGGAGTGGTGGCGGGGCTGACGGCCCTGGCCTTGCTCGAATACATCGCCGTTTTTGGATGCCTTGGGCTCGTCACGCGGAAGTCGCTGGCGGTCGGCGTCGGCTACATCCTGGTCTTCGAGGGGTTGCTGGCCAACGTGCCGTTCCTGCTGCGGTACGCCACGGCGATGTTCTACAACCGGGTGCTCAGCGTCCGATGGCTCGGGCTGCCCGGCGACGACTGGTCGATCGACCTGAACGCCGTCCCATCGGTCGCCGTCTGCCTGCTGGTCCTGCTCGGCGCCGCCGCGTTCTTCCTCGCCCTGGGCGCGTGGATCTTCAGCACCCGCGAATTCCGCGTCAAGACGCCTGAAGGAAGCTGA
- a CDS encoding ABC transporter ATP-binding protein, whose amino-acid sequence MSMGDVDGPDEPAVIEFRSVSKWYGQVIGVNNLSLRVARGVTGLLGPNGAGKSTLLQLATGQLRPSQGEVRVLGHRPWNNAGLNRYVGLCPEQDALFEWMTGRKFLRASAALAGLGRTAAREAADRALEHVKMTAHADRIVRGYSKGMRQRIKLAQALVHDPQVLFLDEPLTGTDPVARRELIDLIAGLAHEGRTILVSSHVLYEVQALTPRIVLMNRGRLVAFGDVRNIRDLIDAHPHRIVLKSPNTRNLAAKLVRWDDVVGVEIARGGDSIVIETHAPDQFYRRLPALAREADSLIEEIYSDDDSLEAVFKYLVNS is encoded by the coding sequence ATGAGTATGGGAGACGTGGACGGGCCGGACGAGCCGGCGGTGATCGAGTTTCGATCGGTCTCGAAGTGGTACGGCCAGGTCATCGGCGTGAACAACCTTTCGCTCCGCGTGGCCCGGGGCGTGACCGGGCTGCTGGGGCCCAACGGCGCGGGTAAGAGCACGCTCTTGCAACTGGCGACCGGCCAGCTTCGCCCCAGCCAGGGGGAAGTCCGGGTGCTCGGGCATCGGCCCTGGAACAACGCGGGCCTCAATCGGTACGTCGGCCTCTGCCCCGAGCAGGACGCGCTGTTCGAGTGGATGACCGGCCGGAAGTTCCTCCGCGCGAGCGCGGCGCTGGCCGGCTTGGGACGGACCGCCGCCAGGGAGGCCGCCGACCGCGCGCTCGAACACGTCAAGATGACCGCGCACGCCGACCGGATCGTCCGAGGGTACTCGAAGGGGATGCGGCAGCGGATCAAGCTCGCCCAGGCGCTCGTCCACGACCCCCAGGTGCTGTTCCTGGACGAGCCGCTCACCGGCACCGATCCGGTGGCCCGGCGCGAGCTGATTGACCTGATCGCCGGCCTGGCCCACGAGGGCCGGACGATCCTGGTTTCGAGCCACGTCCTTTACGAAGTGCAGGCGCTCACGCCGCGGATCGTGCTGATGAATCGGGGCCGGCTGGTGGCGTTCGGCGACGTCCGCAACATCCGCGACCTGATCGACGCCCACCCGCACCGGATCGTCCTCAAGAGCCCCAACACGCGCAACCTGGCCGCCAAGCTCGTGCGGTGGGACGACGTGGTCGGGGTCGAGATCGCGCGCGGCGGCGATTCGATCGTGATCGAGACCCACGCGCCCGACCAGTTCTATCGCCGGCTCCCGGCGCTGGCCCGCGAGGCCGACTCGCTCATCGAAGAGATCTACTCCGACGACGATTCGCTCGAAGCCGTTTTTAAATATCTGGTGAATTCATGA
- a CDS encoding ABC transporter permease translates to MPILDQGYQHWNGKLAGHALRWLTITRQGVRAQLKNRWVLLMLLSALLPALVLAAFLIVWGLFEQKSAVLTPILFLFTSLPDALKDGPKGYRSTFWVLAFSLFFEVQIFVCMILTVLVGPDLISQDLRFNALPLYFSRPLRRIDYFLGKFGVIAAFLLTVTLIPALLAFVVGLAFSLDPMMIRDTWRVLAASIAFSLVATLSAGLLMLAFSSLSRNSRQVAAMWIGLWMVGGVASGVLKHSPYREWSPLVSYTMNLSQVREALFDVDRERERVGELFRAGKSTLDSASRFGPLGLGKRRGRGDRDPITPPIPPSPPGGKNNATNLASAPVPWTWSAGVLAGLGAASIVVLSTRVRSLDRLK, encoded by the coding sequence ATGCCGATCCTGGACCAGGGCTATCAACACTGGAACGGCAAGCTCGCCGGGCACGCGCTCCGCTGGCTGACGATCACCCGGCAGGGCGTTCGCGCGCAGCTCAAGAACCGCTGGGTTCTGCTGATGCTGCTGTCGGCCTTGCTGCCGGCGCTCGTGCTGGCGGCCTTTCTGATCGTCTGGGGGCTGTTCGAGCAGAAGTCGGCGGTCTTGACGCCGATCCTGTTCCTCTTCACAAGCCTGCCGGACGCGCTCAAGGACGGTCCCAAGGGATACCGGTCGACGTTCTGGGTGCTCGCCTTCTCGCTGTTCTTCGAGGTCCAGATCTTCGTCTGCATGATCCTGACTGTATTGGTCGGTCCCGACCTCATCAGCCAGGACTTGCGGTTCAACGCGCTGCCGCTTTACTTCTCGCGGCCGTTGCGGCGGATCGATTATTTCCTCGGCAAGTTCGGGGTGATCGCCGCGTTCCTGCTGACGGTCACGCTGATACCGGCGCTGCTGGCTTTCGTCGTCGGGTTGGCGTTCAGCCTCGACCCGATGATGATTCGCGACACCTGGCGCGTGCTGGCCGCATCGATCGCCTTCAGCCTGGTCGCGACGCTGTCGGCCGGCCTGCTGATGCTGGCGTTCTCGTCGCTGTCGAGGAATTCGCGGCAGGTGGCGGCGATGTGGATCGGGCTCTGGATGGTCGGCGGCGTGGCCTCGGGCGTGCTCAAGCATTCGCCCTACCGCGAATGGTCGCCCCTGGTCTCCTACACCATGAACCTGTCGCAGGTCCGCGAGGCGCTCTTCGACGTCGATCGCGAGCGAGAGCGCGTCGGCGAGTTGTTTCGGGCGGGCAAGAGCACGCTCGACTCGGCGTCCCGCTTCGGGCCGCTGGGGCTGGGAAAGCGGCGAGGCCGAGGCGACCGCGACCCCATCACTCCGCCGATCCCGCCGAGTCCACCGGGCGGGAAGAACAACGCCACGAACCTCGCCTCGGCGCCGGTTCCCTGGACGTGGTCGGCCGGGGTGCTCGCGGGCCTGGGCGCCGCGTCGATCGTCGTCCTGTCCACGCGGGTCCGATCACTCGATCGATTGAAATGA